The stretch of DNA GGGATTGCATACCAGTTTCAAGGATCTATCGAGTGAAGGGAAACGACGTTTTGTGTGTGGTACCATCGCCACGAGTAATCAATTCAACACTGACCCGGCTGTTTTGGAAAACATTAGAACCATGATTTATGCGGACTGTGAAGAGATGGAAGGAACCGCCACCGCACATATCTGCACCAAAAATAACGTGCCTTTCTTAGTGATTCGAGCCATCAGCAATCAATGCGGGGAATCCTACGAATCGCTGGATAATCATCAGAACGACTTGGTTGATGCGGCACGAGCGGCAGCTTCTATAGCATTAGATGTGATTGATATGGTGGTTGAAGGGCGAATCGGTCTGGGCCAGTGAGTCCTGCGGACTTATGAAAACAGCCAGAGACCTATGAAGGATTTTTCCCTATTCCATAAGCTACTGGCCGTTCTCATAAGTCACTTGTCTCCTAATTACGGAAATGAGAGAAGAATTCTTTCGTTTCCGGATCTTGCGATTCGTCCATGACTTCTTGAGGCGAACCGTTTTCGGCGATAACACCGTGGCGCAGCAGCACAATGCGGTCCGCAGCATCATGGGCGAAACTCATTTCATGGGTCGCCATGAGAATCGTGGTGCCCTGCTCTTTGAGCTCGGCCACCATGTTCAGCACCTCGCCCACCAGCATCGGGTCGAGTGCCGAGGTAATTTCGTCAAGGAGCAGCAGTTCCGGATCGGTCATCAACGCTCGGGCGATGGCCACGCGTTGTTGCTGGCCGCCGGAAAGCTGATCGGGGTAGGCACCGGCCTTGGCGCGCATACCGATGCGGTCAAGCAGCTCCAGCGCGCGGGCTTCAGCACGATCCTTATCCCAATGGTGCACCTTGAGCGCCGCCAAAGTGACGTTCTTGATCACCGACATGTGGGGAAACAGGTTGAACTGCTGGAAGACCACGCCGATGCGCGAACGAATCTTATCCTGGTTGGCGTGAGGATCGGTGATATCCGTGTCTCCCAGCCAAATCTGTCCATCGTCGACACGTTCCAACAGATTCACGCATTTCATCAACGTCGACTTGCCCGAACCGGAAGGGCCGAGCAGCGCCACCA from Bifidobacterium catenulatum PV20-2 encodes:
- a CDS encoding amino acid ABC transporter ATP-binding protein translates to MSETMTPSAGKSQTPVLHLDGIRKSFGSTTVLDGISFDVNQHEVVALLGPSGSGKSTLMKCVNLLERVDDGQIWLGDTDITDPHANQDKIRSRIGVVFQQFNLFPHMSVIKNVTLAALKVHHWDKDRAEARALELLDRIGMRAKAGAYPDQLSGGQQQRVAIARALMTDPELLLLDEITSALDPMLVGEVLNMVAELKEQGTTILMATHEMSFAHDAADRIVLLRHGVIAENGSPQEVMDESQDPETKEFFSHFRN